A part of Bombus affinis isolate iyBomAffi1 chromosome 12, iyBomAffi1.2, whole genome shotgun sequence genomic DNA contains:
- the LOC126922490 gene encoding UBX domain-containing protein 4 isoform X1: MKWFKGSINEAVATSKSRKAIFVVFIEGKDDTSAQVAEAINATEVSCRLEQEDFVAIRLESGSETYRFFAQIYQLVPVPSLFFIGENGAPLEIIAGTTTAADLATKIDLVLTKVGKNKNASVNLIDAEQKATVASGATNANMKIDVDKNNDNIPKSSREVPLTQATSEDKDKNVIKNDIKEEPSTSLKTSEPSEPVNETKETPTKELTPEEKIKKAQQLIELQRKQRIEEEERKSRQSEIERRKIGRDVQKMRQKQQDLEMKQAYEERMREKAADAAAREKVLQQIAQDKLERKQKELAMQQQQGQQQGQQQSQQQCNNSEPSEPPISMPTVSRIQFRLPSGSPYIAQFEPSSTLRDLRNYVVENINLPFDQFAMSTSFPRRELMHEDDGKTLLELQLVPTAVILILPLKNSTVTTTVTSTQDIGILPRFVWSTFSIFTAVYYYVIGYFTGGTRNNTPKQPNNSSGNNDSEDKAAGTVKNLQNVASSSGLVRRYLGNQGSTTIKTEGNVHRLQSGGDDNDENNTWNGNSTQQM; the protein is encoded by the exons ATGAAGTGGTTTAAAGGTAGCATCAATGAAGCAGTGGCAACATCAAAATCAAGGAAAGCAATTTTTGTCGTTTTCATCGAAG GTAAAGATGACACATCTGCACAAGTTGCCGAAGCAATCAATGCTACAGAAGTTTCTTGCCGCTTGGAACAGGAAGATTTTGTAGCAATTCGATTGGAAAGTGGATCTGAAACCTACAGATTCTTTGCTCAGATTT ATCAATTGGTACCTGTACCATCCCTATTCTTCATTGGTGAAAATGGTGCACCTTTGGAAATTATTGCTGGCACCACAACAGCAGCTGATTTAGCTACTAAAATTGACTTAGTTTTAACAAAAGtaggaaaaaataaaaacgcaTCTGTCAATCTGATAGATGCAGAACAAAAAGCTACTGTGGCCAGTGGTGCCACTAATGCTAATATGAAAATTGACGTAGATAAAAATAACGATAACATACCAAAATCAAGCAGAGAAGTACCATTAACTCAAGCTACATCAGAGGATAAGGATAAGAATGTAATTAAGAACGATATTAAGGAAGAACCATCCACAAGCTTAAAAACTAGCGAGCCATCAGAACCAGTCAATGAAACAAAGGAGACACCTACTAAAGAACTAACACCAGAA gaaaaaataaagaaagcacAGCAGCTAATAGAATTACAAAGAAAACAGCGTATAGAAGAGGAGGAAAGGAAAAGTAGACAAAGTGAAATAGAACGTCGTAAAATCGGTCGTGACGTACAAAAAATGCGGCAAAAACAGCAGGATCTAGAAATGAAACAAGCTTACgaagagagaatgagagagaaaGCTGCTGACGCAGCAGCTCGGGAGAAAGTTTTGCAACAAATTGCTCAGGATAAATTAGAGaggaaacaaaaagaattaGCAATGCAGCAG CAACAAGGACAACAACAAGGACAGCAACAAAGTCAACAACAATGTAACAACTCAGAACCATCTGAACCACCGATATCTATGCCAACTGTCAGTAGAATACAATTCCGATTGCCATCTGGCAGTCCTTATATCGCGCAGTTTGAACCATCAAGTACTTTGCGTGATTTGCGTAATTATGTTGTTGAGAATATTAATTTACCATTCGACCAATTTGCGATGTCTACCTCCTTTCCAAGGCGGGAATTAATGCATGAAGATGACGGTAAAACTCTTTTAGAATTGCAACTGGTTCCTACAGCAGTTATCCTAATCCTGCCtttgaaaaat TCGACCGTTACAACAACTGTGACATCTACACAAGATATTGGTATTTTACCACGGTTCGTTTGGTCCACTTTTTCAATTTTCACAGCTGTGTACTACTATGTGATAGGATATTTTACCGGAGGTACACGCAATAATACACCGAAACAACCAAATAACTCTTCTGGAAATAACGATTCAGAAGACAAAGCAGCTGGTACAGTTAAAAATCTTCAGAATGTTGCCAGTTCATCAGG TTTGGTTAGAAGATATTTGGGTAATCAAGGAAGTACAACCATCAAAACTGAAGGAAATGTACATAGACTACAATCAGGTGGGGATGATAATGATGAGAATAATACATGGAACGGTAATTCAACGCAACAAATGTAG
- the LOC126922498 gene encoding homeobox protein ceh-19-like has translation MSEEHVKISETNRESMELNESPKVCSFSIESLLAPSKKPVEEETRVSIQTETYLQGHESNDSEERKLIAPDSSMSMAEEIEFNDVDLVCTTPEPEMCYEACTSSSGANSTTGVDRDIQEKSDSAISDDERKKRPRTAFTAAQIKSLEAEFERNKYLSVAKRLQLSKSLKLTETQIKIWFQNRRTKWKRKYTNDVELLAQQYYSSLGIPAPRPIFVEDRLWFFNYPAQLQPGAPIFPQHLATVPLPSALPIVQPLPSNLTMGQQTSIFQNIPTSNPTYHLSQRLDFRHQDS, from the exons ATGTCGGAAGAACACGTGAAAATATCAGAAACCAATAGAGAATCGATGGAATTGAATGAAAGTCCGAAAGTATGCTCCTTCAGTATCGAAAGTCTTTTAGCGCCAAGTAAGAAACCTGTCGAAGAGGAAACTCGTGTATCAATTCAGACCGAAACGTATTTGCAAGGTCACGAAT CAAATGATTCGGAGGAACGGAAATTGATAGCGCCAGATTCCTCCATGTCCATGGCAGAAGAAATCGAATTTAACGATGTGGATCTGGTTTGCACGACCCCTGAACCAGAAATGTGTTATG AGGCGTGTACCAGCAGTAGCGGTGCCAACTCTACAACAGGTGTAGATAGAGACATTCAAGAAAAAAGTGACAGCGCTATTAGCGATgacgaaagaaagaagaggccTCGTACGGCATTCACCGCGGCGCAAATTAAGTCATTAGAAGCAGAATTCGAGAGGAACAAATACCTAAGTGTGGCGAAAAGACTACAGCTCAGCAAAAGTCTGAAACTGACTGAAACTCAG ATTAAAATTTGGTTTCAAAATAGACGTACAAAGTGGAAAAGGAAGTACACAAACGACGTGGAACTGCTGGCGCAACAATATTACTCCAGTTTAGGTATTCCTGCACCCCGACCAATTTTCGTCGAGGATCGTCTTTG GTTCTTTAATTATCCAGCGCAATTGCAACCAGGAGCACCGATTTTTCCACAACATTTAGCGACAGTACCTTTACCATCTGCCTTGCCTATTGTTCAACCATTGCCAAGTAATTTAACAATGGGTCAACAGACATCGATTTTCCAAAACATCCCAACAAGTAATCCGACATATCATTTAAGCCAAAGATTAGACTTTAGGCATCAAGATTCTTAA
- the LOC126922490 gene encoding UBX domain-containing protein 4 isoform X2, producing the protein MKWFKGSINEAVATSKSRKAIFVVFIEGKDDTSAQVAEAINATEVSCRLEQEDFVAIRLESGSETYRFFAQIYQLVPVPSLFFIGENGAPLEIIAGTTTAADLATKIDLVLTKVGKNKNASVNLIDAEQKATVASGATNANMKIDVDKNNDNIPKSSREVPLTQATSEDKDKNVIKNDIKEEPSTSLKTSEPSEPVNETKETPTKELTPEEKIKKAQQLIELQRKQRIEEEERKSRQSEIERRKIGRDVQKMRQKQQDLEMKQAYEERMREKAADAAAREKVLQQIAQDKLERKQKELAMQQQQGQQQGQQQSQQQCNNSEPSEPPISMPTVSRIQFRLPSGSPYIAQFEPSSTLRDLRNYVVENINLPFDQFAMSTSFPRRELMHEDDGKTLLELQLVPTAVILILPLKNSTVTTTVTSTQDIGILPRFVWSTFSIFTAVYYYVIGYFTGGTRNNTPKQPNNSSGNNDSEDKAAGTVKNLQNVASSSGRYLGNQGSTTIKTEGNVHRLQSGGDDNDENNTWNGNSTQQM; encoded by the exons ATGAAGTGGTTTAAAGGTAGCATCAATGAAGCAGTGGCAACATCAAAATCAAGGAAAGCAATTTTTGTCGTTTTCATCGAAG GTAAAGATGACACATCTGCACAAGTTGCCGAAGCAATCAATGCTACAGAAGTTTCTTGCCGCTTGGAACAGGAAGATTTTGTAGCAATTCGATTGGAAAGTGGATCTGAAACCTACAGATTCTTTGCTCAGATTT ATCAATTGGTACCTGTACCATCCCTATTCTTCATTGGTGAAAATGGTGCACCTTTGGAAATTATTGCTGGCACCACAACAGCAGCTGATTTAGCTACTAAAATTGACTTAGTTTTAACAAAAGtaggaaaaaataaaaacgcaTCTGTCAATCTGATAGATGCAGAACAAAAAGCTACTGTGGCCAGTGGTGCCACTAATGCTAATATGAAAATTGACGTAGATAAAAATAACGATAACATACCAAAATCAAGCAGAGAAGTACCATTAACTCAAGCTACATCAGAGGATAAGGATAAGAATGTAATTAAGAACGATATTAAGGAAGAACCATCCACAAGCTTAAAAACTAGCGAGCCATCAGAACCAGTCAATGAAACAAAGGAGACACCTACTAAAGAACTAACACCAGAA gaaaaaataaagaaagcacAGCAGCTAATAGAATTACAAAGAAAACAGCGTATAGAAGAGGAGGAAAGGAAAAGTAGACAAAGTGAAATAGAACGTCGTAAAATCGGTCGTGACGTACAAAAAATGCGGCAAAAACAGCAGGATCTAGAAATGAAACAAGCTTACgaagagagaatgagagagaaaGCTGCTGACGCAGCAGCTCGGGAGAAAGTTTTGCAACAAATTGCTCAGGATAAATTAGAGaggaaacaaaaagaattaGCAATGCAGCAG CAACAAGGACAACAACAAGGACAGCAACAAAGTCAACAACAATGTAACAACTCAGAACCATCTGAACCACCGATATCTATGCCAACTGTCAGTAGAATACAATTCCGATTGCCATCTGGCAGTCCTTATATCGCGCAGTTTGAACCATCAAGTACTTTGCGTGATTTGCGTAATTATGTTGTTGAGAATATTAATTTACCATTCGACCAATTTGCGATGTCTACCTCCTTTCCAAGGCGGGAATTAATGCATGAAGATGACGGTAAAACTCTTTTAGAATTGCAACTGGTTCCTACAGCAGTTATCCTAATCCTGCCtttgaaaaat TCGACCGTTACAACAACTGTGACATCTACACAAGATATTGGTATTTTACCACGGTTCGTTTGGTCCACTTTTTCAATTTTCACAGCTGTGTACTACTATGTGATAGGATATTTTACCGGAGGTACACGCAATAATACACCGAAACAACCAAATAACTCTTCTGGAAATAACGATTCAGAAGACAAAGCAGCTGGTACAGTTAAAAATCTTCAGAATGTTGCCAGTTCATCAGG AAGATATTTGGGTAATCAAGGAAGTACAACCATCAAAACTGAAGGAAATGTACATAGACTACAATCAGGTGGGGATGATAATGATGAGAATAATACATGGAACGGTAATTCAACGCAACAAATGTAG
- the LOC126922496 gene encoding cyclin-H — protein sequence MFPQSSQRRYWIFSDENDLTALREKTNAEFIQRHGANMKPEQREEHFLSHTEERTLLRFYELQLRDFCRRFTPSMPRATVATALHYFKRFYLRNSVMDYHPKEILVTCVYLACKVEEFNVSICQFVANIKGDREKASDIILNNELLLMQQLNYNLTVHNPFRPVEGLMIDIKTRYTSLENPERLRPYIDEFLERVFLTDSVLLYTPSQVALAATLHAASRASANLDNYVTDILFSQEHLVCIIEAVRKIRSMAKCVEPPSREVVRALEKKLEKCRNQENNPDSEIYKQRMQEMLDEEDLQDNEKYAKIIQDQAAHDEKILGVSKVLSPSAL from the exons ATGTTCCCGCAAAGTTCACAGAGAAGGTATTGGATATTTAGCGATGAAAATGACTTAACAGCATTAAGAGAGAAAACCAATGCAGAATTTATCCAAAGGCATGGTGCAAATATGAAG CCAGAGCAGAGAGAAGAACATTTTCTATCCCACACAGAGGAACGTACATTACTTCGTTTCTATGAATTACAATTGAGAGACTTCTGTCGTCGCTTCACACCTTCAATGCCACGTGCCACTGTAGCTACTGCGTTGCATTATTTCAAACGATTTTACCTTAGAAACAGTGTTATGGATTATCATCCCAAAGAGATTTTAGTCACTTGTGTTTACTTGGCTTGTAAA GTAGAAGAATTTAATGTATCCATATGTCAGTTTGTTGCTAATATTAAAGGAGATAGAGAAAAGGCATCCGATATTATACTTAATAATGAATTGCTCCTTATGCAGCAACTAAATTATAACTTAACagtgcacaatccattcagacCTGTAGAGGGATTAATGATAGATATCAAG acGAGGTATACATCTTTGGAAAATCCAGAACGGTTGAGGCCATATATCGATGAATTTTTAGAAAGGGTATTTTTGACTGATAGTGTTTTACTATATACACCAAGCCAAGTTGCATTGGCTGCAACATTACATGCTGCATCTAGAGCCTCTGCTAATTTAGATAATTATGTAACTGATATTTTGTTCTCTCAAGAACATTTAGTATGTATAATAGAAGCAGTAAGAA AAATAAGATCTATGGCTAAATGTGTAGAACCTCCTTCAAGAGAAGTGGTAAGAGCTTTGgaaaagaaattggaaaaatGTAGAAATCAGGAAAATAATCCTGACAGTGAAAt ttaTAAGCAGAGAATGCAAGAAATGTTAGATGAGGAAGATTTACAAGACAATGAAAAATATGCTAAAATTATACAAGATCAAGCAGCTCATGATGAGAAAATCTTAGGTGTCAGCAAAGTTTTGTCTCCTTCGGCTCTATAA
- the LOC126922490 gene encoding UBX domain-containing protein 4 isoform X3, with product MKWFKGSINEAVATSKSRKAIFVVFIEGKDDTSAQVAEAINATEVSCRLEQEDFVAIRLESGSETYRFFAQIYQLVPVPSLFFIGENGAPLEIIAGTTTAADLATKIDLVLTKVGKNKNASVNLIDAEQKATVASGATNANMKIDVDKNNDNIPKSSREVPLTQATSEDKDKNVIKNDIKEEPSTSLKTSEPSEPVNETKETPTKELTPEEKIKKAQQLIELQRKQRIEEEERKSRQSEIERRKIGRDVQKMRQKQQDLEMKQAYEERMREKAADAAAREKVLQQIAQDKLERKQKELAMQQQQGQQQGQQQSQQQCNNSEPSEPPISMPTVSRIQFRLPSGSPYIAQFEPSSTLRDLRNYVVENINLPFDQFAMSTSFPRRELMHEDDGKTLLELQLVPTAVILILPLKNSTVTTTVTSTQDIGILPRFVWSTFSIFTAVYYYVIGYFTGGTRNNTPKQPNNSSGNNDSEDKAAGTVKNLQNVASSSGYLGNQGSTTIKTEGNVHRLQSGGDDNDENNTWNGNSTQQM from the exons ATGAAGTGGTTTAAAGGTAGCATCAATGAAGCAGTGGCAACATCAAAATCAAGGAAAGCAATTTTTGTCGTTTTCATCGAAG GTAAAGATGACACATCTGCACAAGTTGCCGAAGCAATCAATGCTACAGAAGTTTCTTGCCGCTTGGAACAGGAAGATTTTGTAGCAATTCGATTGGAAAGTGGATCTGAAACCTACAGATTCTTTGCTCAGATTT ATCAATTGGTACCTGTACCATCCCTATTCTTCATTGGTGAAAATGGTGCACCTTTGGAAATTATTGCTGGCACCACAACAGCAGCTGATTTAGCTACTAAAATTGACTTAGTTTTAACAAAAGtaggaaaaaataaaaacgcaTCTGTCAATCTGATAGATGCAGAACAAAAAGCTACTGTGGCCAGTGGTGCCACTAATGCTAATATGAAAATTGACGTAGATAAAAATAACGATAACATACCAAAATCAAGCAGAGAAGTACCATTAACTCAAGCTACATCAGAGGATAAGGATAAGAATGTAATTAAGAACGATATTAAGGAAGAACCATCCACAAGCTTAAAAACTAGCGAGCCATCAGAACCAGTCAATGAAACAAAGGAGACACCTACTAAAGAACTAACACCAGAA gaaaaaataaagaaagcacAGCAGCTAATAGAATTACAAAGAAAACAGCGTATAGAAGAGGAGGAAAGGAAAAGTAGACAAAGTGAAATAGAACGTCGTAAAATCGGTCGTGACGTACAAAAAATGCGGCAAAAACAGCAGGATCTAGAAATGAAACAAGCTTACgaagagagaatgagagagaaaGCTGCTGACGCAGCAGCTCGGGAGAAAGTTTTGCAACAAATTGCTCAGGATAAATTAGAGaggaaacaaaaagaattaGCAATGCAGCAG CAACAAGGACAACAACAAGGACAGCAACAAAGTCAACAACAATGTAACAACTCAGAACCATCTGAACCACCGATATCTATGCCAACTGTCAGTAGAATACAATTCCGATTGCCATCTGGCAGTCCTTATATCGCGCAGTTTGAACCATCAAGTACTTTGCGTGATTTGCGTAATTATGTTGTTGAGAATATTAATTTACCATTCGACCAATTTGCGATGTCTACCTCCTTTCCAAGGCGGGAATTAATGCATGAAGATGACGGTAAAACTCTTTTAGAATTGCAACTGGTTCCTACAGCAGTTATCCTAATCCTGCCtttgaaaaat TCGACCGTTACAACAACTGTGACATCTACACAAGATATTGGTATTTTACCACGGTTCGTTTGGTCCACTTTTTCAATTTTCACAGCTGTGTACTACTATGTGATAGGATATTTTACCGGAGGTACACGCAATAATACACCGAAACAACCAAATAACTCTTCTGGAAATAACGATTCAGAAGACAAAGCAGCTGGTACAGTTAAAAATCTTCAGAATGTTGCCAGTTCATCAGG ATATTTGGGTAATCAAGGAAGTACAACCATCAAAACTGAAGGAAATGTACATAGACTACAATCAGGTGGGGATGATAATGATGAGAATAATACATGGAACGGTAATTCAACGCAACAAATGTAG